Proteins co-encoded in one Planktothrix sp. FACHB-1365 genomic window:
- a CDS encoding type II toxin-antitoxin system RelE/ParE family toxin — MTYRIEISSVAEAEADSAFLRLSQVTSVAQASQWYSGLLKVIESLSTMPKRCKLARENEYFSQEIRQLLYGQSRNSYRILFTVLEETSTVRILHIRHSSQPVIGEAPDD, encoded by the coding sequence ATGACATACCGCATTGAGATTTCAAGTGTAGCGGAAGCAGAGGCTGATAGCGCGTTTCTGCGTTTATCGCAGGTTACATCTGTTGCTCAAGCGAGTCAATGGTATAGCGGACTACTCAAGGTTATTGAATCCTTATCGACGATGCCAAAGCGGTGTAAACTTGCGAGAGAAAATGAGTATTTTAGCCAGGAAATTCGGCAGCTTCTCTATGGGCAAAGCCGTAATTCTTATCGAATCTTATTTACTGTTTTGGAAGAAACATCTACAGTTCGTATTCTTCATATTCGGCATTCCTCGCAACCAGTGATTGGTGAAGCGCCAGACGATTAA
- a CDS encoding DUF433 domain-containing protein, whose protein sequence is MSLVWECESPPLRKDATGAIRVGNSRVLLELVIRGFQDGASPETIVQRYSTLSLSDVYITIGYYLRHQQEIESYLNEREQLAESVHQRFSEIQPDLSLIRSRLLAQQTP, encoded by the coding sequence GTGAGTCTTGTCTGGGAGTGCGAGTCCCCACCACTTAGAAAAGATGCAACAGGAGCAATTCGGGTTGGTAACTCAAGGGTTCTGCTGGAACTGGTGATCCGAGGATTTCAGGATGGTGCTTCTCCAGAAACCATTGTGCAAAGATACTCAACACTTTCTCTGTCTGATGTTTACATCACAATTGGTTATTATCTTCGGCATCAGCAAGAAATAGAATCCTATCTGAACGAGCGCGAACAGCTAGCAGAATCCGTTCATCAACGATTTTCAGAAATTCAGCCTGATCTGAGCCTGATTCGATCCAGACTTTTAGCACAACAAACTCCCTAA
- a CDS encoding PIN domain-containing protein: MKELFPGYFRRTEEEWKTLWDGATIVLDTNFLLDLYRYSEGTRSEILELLSSIQDRLFIPYQVAYEFMKNRLGVIVEQGRAYEQAISTLRNIDNDFNNNKRHPFITPSLLQKLNELITNLVDNLAVGKDLFDELLTRDTILDDISNLFKDKIGNQFEAEDLEKLYIDGEERYKRSFPPGYKDNAKPVPDKFGDLIIWKEIIALAQDKKCPILFITSDSSEDWWWIFHGKTIGPRHELVKEIRSEANVDFHIYLPDSFIQHSAKYLESSVEQQVLDEIKEISKQPKEVLVSSVTTSEFDDDLGDEISEENFSIFPEANFSESDRIQPSLMNPSLEDARRLMIRAMRIFINENKKNIVPKAGLKTLMKRLDPTFDESNYDFASFTLFLGNFPNDIITLDNYSGGHVALFNRLHNE; encoded by the coding sequence ATGAAAGAACTTTTTCCTGGTTACTTCAGACGTACCGAAGAAGAATGGAAGACCCTATGGGATGGAGCAACTATTGTTTTAGATACAAATTTTTTATTAGATCTTTACCGATATTCTGAAGGAACCCGAAGCGAAATCCTTGAACTTCTGTCCTCTATTCAAGATAGATTGTTCATTCCTTACCAAGTAGCCTATGAATTCATGAAAAATAGACTAGGGGTTATTGTAGAGCAAGGACGAGCGTATGAGCAAGCAATTTCAACCCTCAGAAACATTGATAATGACTTCAATAATAATAAAAGACACCCATTTATTACACCCTCTCTTCTTCAAAAACTTAATGAGCTAATTACGAATTTAGTTGATAATTTAGCGGTTGGGAAAGATTTATTTGATGAATTATTGACGAGAGATACAATTCTGGATGACATCAGTAATTTGTTTAAAGATAAAATTGGGAATCAATTTGAAGCAGAAGACCTTGAAAAGCTTTATATAGATGGTGAAGAACGATATAAACGTTCTTTTCCCCCAGGCTACAAGGATAATGCTAAACCTGTACCTGACAAATTCGGCGATCTCATAATTTGGAAAGAGATAATAGCTTTAGCCCAGGATAAAAAATGCCCAATTTTATTTATTACAAGTGACTCTTCAGAAGATTGGTGGTGGATTTTTCATGGAAAAACAATAGGCCCAAGACATGAACTTGTCAAAGAAATCAGATCTGAGGCAAATGTTGATTTCCATATCTACTTACCAGATAGTTTCATTCAACATTCTGCCAAATATTTAGAAAGCTCAGTAGAGCAACAAGTGCTTGACGAGATAAAAGAGATTAGTAAACAGCCAAAGGAAGTGCTAGTTAGCTCTGTCACTACTTCTGAGTTTGATGACGATTTGGGAGATGAAATTTCTGAAGAAAACTTCTCAATTTTTCCCGAAGCCAATTTCTCCGAATCAGATCGGATTCAACCTTCTCTTATGAATCCTTCTCTTGAAGATGCTAGAAGGTTAATGATTCGAGCAATGAGGATTTTTATTAATGAAAATAAGAAAAATATAGTACCTAAAGCAGGTTTGAAGACTTTAATGAAGAGGTTAGATCCAACATTCGATGAGAGCAATTATGATTTTGCCTCGTTCACGTTGTTTCTGGGCAATTTTCCTAATGACATAATTACCTTAGATAATTACTCAGGAGGACACGTGGCTTTATTTAACCGATTGCATAACGAGTAA
- a CDS encoding element excision factor XisI family protein, with product MGDNNLQLLKVHFDIEDGKIWIQYNGTEDSVAERLVEMGVPTSDIILGFHSPFKRQFTRYAIG from the coding sequence ATGGGCGACAATAACCTCCAGTTATTAAAGGTGCACTTTGATATTGAAGATGGCAAAATTTGGATTCAATATAACGGGACAGAAGACTCCGTTGCCGAGAGATTAGTTGAAATGGGTGTCCCGACTTCCGATATTATTCTGGGTTTTCATTCCCCTTTTAAACGCCAATTTACTCGTTATGCAATCGGTTAA
- a CDS encoding type II toxin-antitoxin system HicB family antitoxin, with the protein MKLTVKLDRDEDGVWIVECPSIPGCISQGQTREEALQNIRDAITACLQVRAERGLPLTIETPQVKVNNECTTDDSTLLFY; encoded by the coding sequence ATGAAGTTGACTGTGAAACTTGACCGTGACGAAGATGGGGTTTGGATTGTAGAATGCCCTAGTATTCCTGGTTGTATCAGCCAAGGTCAAACTAGGGAAGAAGCTCTCCAAAATATCAGGGATGCTATTACCGCCTGCCTTCAAGTTCGCGCAGAGCGTGGGCTACCGCTTACGATTGAAACTCCCCAAGTAAAGGTGAATAATGAATGCACAACTGATGATTCAACCCTCCTCTTTTATTGA
- a CDS encoding HNH endonuclease translates to MAISKKIRQQVRERAKYLCEYCHSSEEASAARFEIDHIQPQSRGGANTFENLALACQRCNSYRYNFTEGTDPESQVSTHLFNPRLDQWNEHFVWEKGGLVIRGKTSIGRATCDRLDLNDQEHNEGAIVKARRLWIHGGWHPPSDDAIES, encoded by the coding sequence ATGGCGATTTCAAAAAAGATTCGGCAACAAGTTCGAGAACGGGCTAAGTATTTGTGTGAATACTGTCACTCTTCCGAAGAAGCCAGTGCAGCCCGGTTTGAAATTGATCACATCCAGCCGCAATCGCGTGGAGGAGCAAATACATTTGAAAATTTGGCTTTGGCTTGTCAGCGATGTAATAGCTACCGTTACAACTTTACAGAAGGAACTGACCCAGAATCTCAAGTTTCTACTCATTTGTTTAACCCACGACTGGATCAGTGGAATGAGCATTTTGTTTGGGAGAAGGGCGGTCTGGTGATTCGAGGCAAGACTTCAATTGGACGTGCAACGTGTGATCGCTTAGATTTGAACGACCAAGAGCATAATGAGGGGGCAATTGTTAAAGCACGTCGTCTTTGGATTCATGGCGGTTGGCATCCACCATCCGATGATGCTATTGAATCTTAA
- a CDS encoding XisI protein — protein MDKVEYYRQYIKQILTEHAQIAMTTDTVKAELIFDSEHDHYQLAYVGWQGDKRVFGPVMHFDIQEGKIWIQYNGTEDSVAERLVEMGVPTSDIILGFHSPFKRQFTRYAIG, from the coding sequence ATGGATAAAGTAGAATATTATCGCCAATATATTAAACAAATTTTGACCGAACACGCTCAGATTGCAATGACTACGGATACGGTAAAGGCAGAATTAATATTTGATAGTGAACATGACCATTATCAACTCGCCTATGTCGGTTGGCAAGGAGATAAGCGAGTATTTGGCCCTGTAATGCACTTTGATATTCAAGAGGGCAAAATTTGGATTCAATATAACGGGACAGAAGACTCCGTTGCCGAGAGATTAGTTGAAATGGGTGTACCGACTTCCGATATTATTCTGGGTTTTCATTCCCCTTTCAAACGCCAATTTACTCGTTATGCAATCGGTTAA
- a CDS encoding XisH family protein, translated as MAKDIFHQQVRNALIKDGWNITHDPLTIRISEAVKLQIDLAAESAIGAERDSEKIAVEIKSFIGDSDISAFHTALGQYLNYCQALEEQEPERIVYLAIPSETYEDFFQLAFIQRALRRYQVRLIIYNPKLEEIKQWIK; from the coding sequence ATGGCTAAAGATATTTTCCATCAACAGGTTAGAAATGCCTTGATCAAAGATGGATGGAATATTACTCATGACCCTTTAACGATTCGTATTAGTGAAGCTGTTAAATTACAAATTGATTTAGCGGCAGAAAGTGCCATCGGCGCAGAACGAGATTCTGAAAAAATTGCTGTAGAAATTAAAAGCTTTATTGGAGATTCTGATATTAGTGCCTTTCATACGGCCTTGGGGCAATATCTTAACTATTGTCAGGCTCTTGAAGAACAAGAACCTGAGCGGATTGTTTATTTAGCAATTCCTTCTGAAACTTATGAAGATTTTTTTCAACTTGCTTTCATCCAACGTGCTTTGAGACGTTATCAAGTCAGGTTGATAATTTACAATCCCAAATTGGAGGAAATTAAGCAATGGATAAAGTAG
- a CDS encoding cytochrome ubiquinol oxidase subunit I, translating into MEFLSDTVVLSRIQFALTAIFHMLWPVLTTGMAIYLVIVEGLWLKTRNRDYYYHARFWSKLYVLNFGIGVASGLPMEFQFGTNWAPFSEAVGDFFGSILGFEGSMAFMLEAGFLGIMLFGWERVNPRIHYLATIMVAFGANLSTFWILTANSWLQTPSGTELINGKFIVNDYFQAILNPFMAKSFLHMFFATLETSLFVIGGISAWYILNQRHPAFFAKSFKIVLAATIAVTPLQIYIGHLSAEQVYHYQPTKLAAIEAKWETTPAGETADWTLLAFPNEKAQKNDWELSIPNGLGYVLEFKKQLSEPVLGLKAWKPEDRPRMVGLIYYAFRIMSGIGFFLAGLMLVSVFQWWRGKLSASEISQQRWLLRAWLFAAPLGYIAVESGWIVRCVGRQPWTVYGQVRTVDAASHLPPGEVLGSLLVFTTIYTILLISALYFGSKIIRQGPNLQLSIPGEEKQALETTPATHIPDSRPLETQQ; encoded by the coding sequence ATGGAATTTTTGTCCGATACTGTGGTTTTGTCACGGATTCAATTTGCCTTGACTGCAATTTTCCATATGCTATGGCCAGTGCTAACAACTGGAATGGCAATTTATTTAGTCATTGTTGAAGGCTTATGGCTAAAAACTCGCAATCGAGACTATTATTATCATGCTCGATTTTGGTCAAAACTCTATGTGCTTAACTTTGGAATTGGCGTAGCATCCGGCTTACCAATGGAATTTCAATTTGGCACAAACTGGGCGCCCTTTTCAGAAGCCGTCGGAGATTTTTTTGGTAGTATTTTAGGCTTTGAAGGCTCGATGGCGTTCATGCTAGAAGCCGGATTTTTAGGAATTATGCTATTTGGCTGGGAACGAGTTAATCCCCGGATTCATTACCTAGCAACTATCATGGTCGCATTTGGGGCGAATCTTTCTACCTTCTGGATTTTAACCGCTAATTCCTGGTTACAAACGCCATCGGGGACAGAATTAATTAATGGAAAATTTATCGTTAATGACTACTTTCAAGCCATTCTAAATCCGTTTATGGCGAAAAGTTTTCTCCATATGTTTTTCGCCACCCTAGAAACCTCCCTATTTGTAATTGGTGGAATTAGTGCTTGGTATATTCTGAATCAACGTCATCCTGCTTTTTTTGCTAAGTCTTTCAAAATTGTCTTAGCGGCGACGATTGCAGTCACTCCCCTACAAATTTATATTGGGCATTTAAGTGCTGAACAAGTCTATCATTATCAACCGACTAAATTAGCAGCAATAGAAGCAAAATGGGAAACGACTCCCGCCGGAGAAACTGCTGATTGGACGCTGTTAGCCTTCCCGAATGAAAAAGCCCAAAAAAATGATTGGGAATTGTCAATCCCCAACGGTTTAGGATATGTATTAGAGTTTAAAAAACAACTCTCTGAACCCGTTTTAGGATTAAAAGCTTGGAAACCTGAAGACCGTCCTCGGATGGTGGGATTGATTTATTATGCCTTTCGGATTATGAGTGGAATTGGTTTCTTTTTAGCAGGTTTAATGCTAGTCAGTGTATTTCAATGGTGGCGAGGAAAATTATCAGCTTCAGAAATTTCTCAACAACGTTGGTTATTACGCGCTTGGTTGTTCGCCGCACCTTTGGGATATATTGCAGTTGAATCCGGTTGGATTGTGCGTTGTGTGGGACGACAACCCTGGACAGTTTATGGACAAGTTCGCACCGTTGATGCAGCGTCTCATTTACCACCAGGAGAGGTTTTAGGCTCGTTATTAGTATTTACAACAATTTACACAATTTTATTGATTTCTGCCCTCTATTTTGGGAGCAAAATTATTCGCCAAGGGCCGAATTTACAACTCTCAATTCCTGGGGAAGAAAAACAGGCATTAGAGACAACTCCAGCGACCCATATCCCTGATAGTCGCCCCTTAGAAACTCAACAATAG
- the cydB gene encoding cytochrome d ubiquinol oxidase subunit II, with amino-acid sequence MDSLTHFLDQVWFVILALFLLLYVMLDGFDLGVGILSLTSSDEQRRSILMTSLGNVWDANETWLVLMGGALFGAFPLAYATILNALYIPIFGMIFGLIFRAVAFEFREHADNKLLWNFAFGAGSFLAALSQGLALGGVLQGIAVDELGHFTGGMWDWLDWRSLLVALTLIQGYVLIGSTYLIMKTEGELQIIHYRTAKLAALTTLVGAILITITTPFVSENIRIKLFHEPEIYVFAVIPILGLLFVGLLLKSLKQREETTPFIWTILIFLITFIGLGLIVFPYIIPPSITIYQAAASPSALVFMITFIGFLIPIMLFYNIYNYVVFRGKVIES; translated from the coding sequence ATGGACAGTTTAACGCATTTTTTGGATCAGGTTTGGTTTGTAATTCTAGCTTTGTTTCTACTTTTATATGTAATGTTAGATGGGTTTGATTTAGGGGTAGGAATTTTATCTCTCACCAGTTCTGATGAACAACGTCGCAGTATTTTGATGACCAGTTTGGGCAATGTTTGGGATGCCAATGAAACTTGGTTAGTGTTAATGGGGGGTGCTTTATTTGGGGCGTTTCCTTTAGCTTATGCTACTATCCTCAATGCTCTTTATATTCCCATTTTTGGGATGATTTTTGGATTGATTTTTCGGGCGGTGGCTTTTGAGTTTCGAGAACACGCAGACAACAAATTACTCTGGAATTTTGCTTTTGGGGCGGGGAGTTTTTTGGCTGCACTTTCTCAGGGATTGGCATTAGGAGGAGTTTTACAAGGGATTGCGGTAGATGAGCTTGGACATTTTACTGGGGGAATGTGGGATTGGTTAGATTGGCGATCGCTATTGGTGGCATTAACTTTAATTCAAGGTTATGTTTTAATTGGCTCTACCTATTTAATCATGAAGACTGAGGGAGAGTTGCAAATAATCCATTATCGCACCGCTAAACTGGCAGCTTTAACAACATTAGTCGGTGCAATTTTAATCACGATTACAACGCCTTTTGTTTCTGAAAATATCCGAATTAAGTTGTTTCATGAGCCAGAAATTTATGTGTTTGCGGTGATTCCGATTTTGGGTCTTCTTTTTGTGGGGTTGCTATTAAAAAGTCTGAAGCAACGGGAGGAAACAACACCTTTTATTTGGACTATTTTAATCTTTTTAATCACGTTTATCGGCTTAGGATTAATAGTTTTTCCCTATATTATTCCTCCTTCGATCACCATTTATCAAGCCGCTGCTTCCCCTAGCGCGTTAGTGTTCATGATCACTTTTATTGGTTTTCTAATTCCGATTATGTTGTTTTACAATATCTATAACTATGTTGTGTTTAGAGGTAAGGTGATTGAATCGTAG
- a CDS encoding type II toxin-antitoxin system RelE/ParE family toxin, whose protein sequence is MKSSVTKSFRKRLNELPISVQEQAAKAYALWQEDPYHPSLQFKRVNQKQPIYSARVSINYRVLGLLESDHIYWYWIGTHDEYDEFLKRM, encoded by the coding sequence ATGAAATCAAGTGTCACAAAGTCATTTCGCAAGCGTTTGAACGAGCTTCCTATATCAGTTCAAGAGCAAGCCGCTAAAGCCTACGCTCTTTGGCAGGAAGACCCTTATCATCCGAGTCTTCAGTTCAAACGAGTCAATCAGAAGCAACCGATTTATTCTGCTCGTGTCAGCATTAACTACCGTGTTCTGGGTTTGTTGGAATCCGACCATATCTACTGGTACTGGATTGGCACACATGATGAGTACGATGAATTCCTGAAACGGATGTAG
- a CDS encoding ComF family protein, translating to MKTFNDLPDVFYLGFYHPRYIYYENCYEDNEYFNEYSHTILELKDGKYDAINFFLKELKYFLSDEDIAITTVPPHTSANSSSGIRELAKQLVKSYINFTDAVSCLERFQNSSRNRTKDNHLKSIKVANSSVIQDKKVILMDDVLTTGSSIQVCKTLLLEAGAKEVKVIVLGKTIRNVEDAHYFIEQNQDEYIKETLDELNLEHNLVMQQYEMETDYLTEEESNEHNEVDKWAEEQHSYFGLDDEDHYYIEEVAQQQHEEINETYNYLLYEIIKKQKEDSDFQNHEIDIVADQCQDYINETHQVLDGSTCFSVDNPLLFYFNDW from the coding sequence ATGAAAACTTTTAATGATTTACCAGATGTTTTTTATTTAGGTTTCTATCATCCTCGATATATTTACTATGAAAATTGCTATGAAGATAATGAGTATTTTAATGAATATAGTCATACTATCTTGGAACTGAAAGATGGAAAATATGATGCAATTAATTTTTTTCTCAAAGAACTTAAATATTTCTTGAGTGATGAAGATATTGCTATTACTACTGTTCCCCCTCATACATCTGCTAATTCATCTTCAGGTATTCGTGAGTTAGCTAAACAATTAGTCAAGTCATACATCAACTTTACTGATGCAGTTTCCTGTCTTGAACGTTTTCAAAATTCAAGTCGTAATCGCACTAAAGACAATCATTTAAAATCTATTAAGGTAGCTAATTCATCAGTAATCCAAGACAAAAAAGTGATCTTGATGGATGACGTATTAACAACAGGAAGTTCGATTCAAGTTTGTAAAACATTGTTACTTGAAGCAGGAGCAAAGGAAGTTAAAGTAATTGTTTTAGGAAAGACGATAAGAAATGTTGAAGATGCTCATTATTTTATTGAACAAAACCAAGATGAATATATAAAAGAAACCCTAGATGAGCTTAATTTAGAGCATAATTTGGTAATGCAACAATATGAAATGGAAACAGATTATTTAACAGAAGAAGAATCTAATGAGCATAACGAAGTAGATAAATGGGCGGAGGAACAACATAGCTATTTTGGTTTAGATGATGAAGATCATTATTATATAGAGGAAGTAGCCCAGCAACAGCATGAAGAAATTAATGAAACATATAATTATTTATTGTATGAAATTATAAAAAAACAAAAGGAAGATTCAGACTTTCAAAATCATGAGATAGATATAGTAGCTGATCAATGTCAGGACTATATAAATGAAACTCATCAAGTTTTGGATGGATCTACTTGTTTTAGTGTTGATAATCCTTTGCTTTTTTATTTCAATGATTGGTAA
- a CDS encoding AbrB family transcriptional regulator, translating to MVKKKSSDPQPQPLTGEALLDKVKGLEHLSKEEKARECGYYTLTKNNVERVNMMKFLNALIDAEGIELDGKQQGNGRGGRSASYRISVQSNGNLLIGAAYTKQMDLNPGDEFEISLGRKHIHLKQVEAGDEEEES from the coding sequence ATGGTTAAAAAGAAAAGTTCTGATCCTCAACCTCAGCCTCTGACCGGAGAAGCTTTACTCGATAAAGTCAAAGGACTTGAACATCTGAGCAAAGAAGAGAAAGCTAGAGAATGTGGTTACTACACCCTGACTAAAAACAATGTTGAGCGCGTCAACATGATGAAATTCCTGAATGCTCTGATTGATGCAGAGGGAATTGAGTTAGATGGCAAACAACAAGGAAATGGACGGGGTGGACGCTCCGCTAGTTATCGGATTAGTGTTCAGTCAAATGGTAACTTGTTAATTGGTGCGGCTTATACAAAACAAATGGATTTGAATCCTGGTGATGAATTTGAAATTTCTCTAGGACGTAAGCATATTCACCTCAAACAAGTTGAAGCGGGAGACGAAGAAGAAGAATCATAG
- a CDS encoding RrF2 family transcriptional regulator, giving the protein MKLTTRGHYSVKALLDLSLQRGIGPTSVNAIAQRQNIPAPYLEKLLIEMRRSGLVESVRGAQGGYQLAKSPAQISLGQILEAVGETIEPLPRHQADIEQAEDWVTFTLWNRLHQKLKEALYGISLEDLYYDARSWQAAQGEETSFVV; this is encoded by the coding sequence ATGAAGTTAACTACACGGGGACACTATAGCGTTAAAGCCTTACTCGATCTATCCTTACAACGGGGGATCGGGCCGACTTCTGTAAACGCGATCGCACAGCGCCAAAATATTCCTGCACCTTATTTAGAAAAACTCCTAATTGAGATGCGACGATCAGGGTTAGTTGAATCAGTTCGAGGAGCTCAAGGAGGCTATCAATTGGCAAAATCTCCAGCCCAAATCTCCCTGGGACAAATCTTAGAAGCAGTAGGAGAAACCATTGAACCTTTACCCCGCCATCAAGCGGATATTGAACAAGCAGAAGATTGGGTAACTTTTACCCTGTGGAATCGCTTACACCAAAAGCTCAAAGAGGCTCTCTATGGGATTTCCCTCGAAGATCTCTATTATGATGCTCGCAGTTGGCAAGCTGCACAAGGGGAAGAAACAAGTTTTGTTGTTTAG
- the cbiB gene encoding adenosylcobinamide-phosphate synthase CbiB — protein sequence MTDFNSLIILFIAAGLDYLIGDPQSWFHPVQGMGWVITHYTQFFFKHLNQPIILRVAGVFLTLIVVLGSALTAALIGYGVQALVVQFPWNPILSIAVESILLASCFAGRSLRDASEDVLYWIDQKDLVTARQRLSCYVGRDTESLSESEILRAVLETVTENATDGVMAPLFYALIGALFPVVGSVPLAFAYKAASTLDSMVGYREAPYNDIGWFSAKLEDVLTWLPCRLTVITIAILSGKPKSVLNICQRDAVFDPSPNAGWSECAYAAALGVQLGGQNSYRGVIKHKPLLGDPQQPITFTTIEHALQLTRYSFLIALGLFTGAFILWRLGN from the coding sequence ATGACGGATTTTAATTCCCTGATCATTTTATTCATTGCTGCTGGATTAGATTATCTCATTGGAGATCCCCAAAGTTGGTTTCATCCAGTGCAGGGGATGGGGTGGGTAATTACTCACTATACGCAATTTTTCTTTAAACACTTAAACCAACCCATAATCCTTCGAGTTGCAGGGGTATTCCTCACTCTGATTGTCGTGTTAGGAAGTGCCTTGACAGCGGCTTTAATTGGATATGGTGTGCAAGCATTAGTCGTTCAATTTCCCTGGAATCCAATTTTGAGCATTGCAGTAGAAAGTATTCTCTTGGCCAGTTGTTTTGCAGGTCGAAGTTTAAGGGATGCCTCCGAGGATGTTCTGTACTGGATTGATCAAAAAGATTTAGTCACGGCTCGTCAACGATTAAGTTGTTATGTGGGTCGAGATACGGAAAGCCTATCCGAGTCAGAAATCCTTAGAGCCGTTTTGGAAACGGTCACAGAAAATGCCACCGATGGTGTTATGGCTCCTTTATTTTATGCCCTAATTGGTGCTCTATTTCCAGTTGTGGGTAGTGTCCCTCTTGCTTTTGCCTACAAAGCCGCCAGCACCCTCGATTCTATGGTGGGTTATCGAGAAGCACCTTACAACGATATCGGATGGTTTAGTGCCAAATTAGAAGATGTTTTAACGTGGCTTCCCTGTCGATTAACGGTAATCACAATTGCTATCTTATCAGGAAAACCTAAATCTGTTTTAAACATTTGTCAACGAGATGCCGTTTTTGATCCGAGTCCCAATGCTGGATGGAGTGAATGTGCTTATGCTGCCGCTTTAGGAGTACAACTTGGAGGACAAAATTCCTATCGCGGGGTAATCAAACACAAACCTTTATTGGGAGATCCCCAACAACCGATTACATTTACCACGATTGAACACGCATTACAACTGACTCGATATAGTTTTTTAATCGCGTTAGGATTATTTACAGGGGCATTTATCCTTTGGCGCCTGGGAAACTAA
- the pyrR gene encoding bifunctional pyr operon transcriptional regulator/uracil phosphoribosyltransferase PyrR — MTKIVEILSATELRRTLNRMASQIVEKYGDLENLVLLGIYTKGVPLAKLLAHQIEVLEQVSVSVGALDITFYRDDLDQVGMRTPEKTTIPFDLTGKTVVLVDDVIYKGRTIRAALNAVIDYGRPETIGLAVLVDRGHRQLPIHPDFIGKILPTAKEEQVKVYLEDLDGRDAVELLSPTS, encoded by the coding sequence ATGACAAAAATTGTTGAAATTCTATCGGCGACTGAACTCCGGCGAACCCTCAACCGAATGGCTTCCCAAATTGTAGAAAAATATGGGGATTTAGAAAATTTAGTTTTATTGGGAATCTATACCAAGGGGGTTCCCTTAGCAAAACTTTTAGCTCACCAAATTGAGGTCTTAGAACAGGTTTCGGTTTCTGTGGGTGCGTTAGATATTACGTTTTATCGAGATGATTTGGATCAAGTCGGAATGCGAACGCCTGAAAAAACCACCATTCCCTTTGACTTGACGGGGAAAACCGTTGTTTTAGTGGATGATGTCATTTATAAAGGGAGAACCATTCGCGCCGCCCTTAACGCCGTGATTGATTATGGTCGTCCTGAAACCATTGGGTTAGCTGTTCTTGTAGATCGAGGTCATCGTCAACTTCCCATTCACCCCGATTTTATTGGAAAAATACTCCCCACCGCTAAAGAAGAACAGGTGAAAGTTTATTTAGAAGACCTGGATGGACGAGATGCGGTTGAGTTGTTGTCTCCGACTTCTTAG